The Amycolatopsis sp. NBC_01480 genome segment ACTTCGGCGTTTCCCTTGGCGGCCAGGCCGGTCAGCCGCTGATCAGTCGTGACCGAAGGAGTCGGGGCCGTGTCCCTCGTCGGTGATCCCGTGCACCGCGAGCATCAGCCCGGCGACGACGGCGAGCACCACGAGCGCGATCAGCAGCGCTCGCCGGCGGGCCGAGGTGAGGGACATCAGCTCCGCGGTGACCTGGTGGCCCAGCCCGGTGAGCACCGGGCGCCAGCCGGTGGCGGCGGCCGGCTCGGGGGCCGGCAGATCGGCGACGACGGCGTCGAGTTCGTGGCGGTACCGGGCGGCGTAGATCGCCGTGGTCCGCTCCTCGACTTCGGACAGGGACAGCCGTCCTTCGCCGACGGCCTGGTGCAGCGCCGCGGCGGTCCGCTCGCGTTCGGCGTCCGAGCAGCGCACGGCCGAAGTCGCGGACCCGGTCACGGGATCGTCCGATGTCATGGTTCCCTCCGCATCAGCAGTAATCGGGCTCGGGCGAGCCGCGGGACCACGGCGAGGCCGAGCAGCCCCACCGCGAGCCCGATCACGAAGCCCGCCACGAC includes the following:
- a CDS encoding DUF1707 SHOCT-like domain-containing protein; translation: MTSDDPVTGSATSAVRCSDAERERTAAALHQAVGEGRLSLSEVEERTTAIYAARYRHELDAVVADLPAPEPAAATGWRPVLTGLGHQVTAELMSLTSARRRALLIALVVLAVVAGLMLAVHGITDEGHGPDSFGHD